From Nguyenibacter vanlangensis, one genomic window encodes:
- a CDS encoding LysR substrate-binding domain-containing protein: protein MSRLRLPSLNALRAFEAAARHVTLARAAEELHVTHGAVSRQIRLLEEELGETLFLRDGRGKALNPRGHLLAGRLHEIFADLAQAIDDFRQDDVMQPLSISCEPTLCLKMLIRDLGALKRETGLDVKLFAAGGPVDFARDRIDLAIRRDDFPIPNDLYVHPLADEATGPVLSPRMADDRPVSDFRRLPQLHSMTRPDAWRDWFRRTGVRPVRAKREIFEHFYLALEAAQAGHGVALASVYMAAGDIAAGLLVAPRRFVPDGTRYVCLSREPFDRDPRRRLFASWLARRMERLSRAFVGDDSERDDSGARS, encoded by the coding sequence ATGTCCCGCCTGCGTCTGCCGTCGCTCAACGCATTGCGCGCGTTCGAGGCCGCTGCCCGGCATGTGACGCTGGCGCGCGCGGCCGAGGAGCTGCATGTCACGCATGGCGCGGTCAGCCGGCAGATCAGGCTGCTGGAAGAGGAACTGGGGGAGACGCTGTTTCTGCGGGACGGGCGGGGGAAGGCGCTGAACCCGCGCGGTCATCTTCTGGCCGGCCGGCTGCATGAGATCTTCGCGGATCTTGCGCAGGCGATCGACGATTTCCGCCAGGATGACGTCATGCAGCCGCTTTCGATCTCCTGCGAGCCGACCTTGTGCCTGAAGATGCTGATCCGCGATCTCGGCGCGCTGAAGCGCGAGACCGGGTTGGACGTGAAGCTGTTCGCCGCGGGCGGTCCGGTGGATTTCGCGCGCGACCGCATCGATCTTGCAATACGGCGGGACGATTTTCCGATCCCGAACGATCTGTACGTCCATCCCCTGGCCGACGAGGCGACCGGCCCGGTGCTGTCGCCCCGCATGGCGGACGACCGGCCGGTTTCAGATTTCCGGCGGTTGCCGCAACTGCATTCCATGACCCGCCCGGATGCCTGGCGGGACTGGTTCCGCCGGACCGGCGTCAGGCCGGTACGGGCGAAGCGGGAAATATTCGAGCATTTCTACCTTGCGCTGGAAGCGGCGCAGGCCGGGCACGGCGTGGCGCTGGCGTCGGTGTACATGGCCGCGGGAGATATTGCCGCCGGGCTGCTGGTCGCGCCGCGGCGCTTCGTGCCGGACGGCACGCGCTATGTCTGTCTGTCGCGCGAACCCTTCGACCGGGACCCGCGGCGCCGGCTCTTTGCGTCATGGCTGGCCCGGCGGATGGAGCGGCTGTCGCGCGCGTTCGTCGGGGACGATTCAGAGAGGGACGATTCAGGGGCGCGATCCTGA
- a CDS encoding LysE family translocator → MAHYLIVLAVTSLAVISPGADFAMVSRNSFLHGRRSGVLSAFGIAASCWIHVFYAVFFLATVQGVVPDLLTYVRFAGAAYLAYAGMRTMRSGLAVEDDDGARPAVSASQSFLAGFLTNALNPKTAVFVISLYTQVIGPHATVQYALLCGATISLCHLAWFVLVSCGLSRNDTRRWVMAHAVGFNRVIGAILLLIGASLVFVERG, encoded by the coding sequence ATGGCGCACTATCTGATCGTGCTCGCGGTGACGTCGCTCGCCGTCATAAGCCCCGGCGCCGACTTCGCCATGGTATCACGCAACAGTTTCCTCCATGGGCGTCGCTCCGGCGTCCTGTCGGCCTTCGGAATTGCGGCATCGTGCTGGATTCACGTCTTCTACGCCGTCTTCTTTCTCGCCACGGTCCAGGGCGTCGTTCCCGACCTGCTGACATATGTCCGTTTCGCGGGGGCGGCCTATCTCGCATATGCGGGCATGCGCACGATGCGGTCAGGTCTGGCGGTCGAGGACGACGACGGCGCGCGGCCGGCAGTGTCGGCGTCCCAATCCTTCCTGGCGGGCTTTCTGACCAACGCCCTCAACCCCAAGACCGCCGTGTTCGTCATCAGCCTCTATACCCAGGTGATCGGCCCGCATGCGACCGTGCAATATGCCCTGCTGTGCGGTGCCACGATCTCCCTGTGTCATCTGGCCTGGTTCGTCCTCGTCTCCTGCGGCCTGTCGCGCAACGACACGCGGCGCTGGGTCATGGCGCATGCGGTCGGGTTCAATCGCGTCATTGGCGCGATTCTTCTGCTGATCGGCGCATCGCTCGTGTTCGTCGAAAGGGGCTGA
- a CDS encoding AraC family transcriptional regulator: protein MTILHLTARSYGDARAPERHPYAQFVLPVSGCLDLEIAGHGGRLAMGSAAFVAAGTDHAQAATSRNRFLILDMDMALVGDAAADMLGRRRFLPLSPQARHLIDFMRLHLDGGARPAAVLAHWAPLLIDALTCDAPPFTPSRLAPLRDAMAADPGAPWTAAAMARMAGLSTSRLHAVFRRETGRTPQAWLSDLRLRQVQAWLADSDQPIAELALRAGFADQSVLTRAFRRATGTTPAAYRRAHR, encoded by the coding sequence ATGACGATCTTGCACCTCACGGCACGCAGCTATGGCGACGCCCGCGCGCCGGAACGCCACCCTTACGCCCAGTTCGTGCTGCCCGTCTCCGGCTGCCTCGATCTCGAAATCGCCGGCCATGGCGGCCGCCTCGCCATGGGCTCGGCCGCCTTCGTCGCCGCGGGCACCGACCATGCCCAGGCCGCGACCAGCCGGAACCGCTTCCTGATCCTCGACATGGACATGGCGCTGGTCGGCGACGCGGCGGCGGACATGCTGGGCCGCCGCCGCTTCCTGCCGCTCTCCCCCCAGGCGCGCCATCTCATCGACTTCATGCGCCTGCATCTCGATGGCGGCGCGCGGCCCGCCGCCGTGCTGGCCCATTGGGCCCCATTGCTGATCGACGCGCTGACCTGTGACGCCCCGCCTTTTACTCCCTCCCGTCTCGCGCCGCTGCGCGACGCCATGGCCGCCGATCCGGGCGCGCCGTGGACGGCCGCGGCCATGGCGCGCATGGCGGGCCTCAGCACCAGCCGCCTGCACGCCGTCTTCCGGCGCGAAACCGGCCGCACGCCGCAGGCCTGGCTGTCCGACCTGCGCCTGCGACAGGTCCAGGCGTGGCTGGCCGACAGCGACCAGCCCATCGCCGAACTGGCCCTCCGCGCCGGCTTCGCCGATCAAAGCGTTCTGACCCGCGCCTTCCGCCGCGCCACCGGCACCACGCCCGCCGCCTATCGCCGGGCGCACCGGTAA
- a CDS encoding catalase family peroxidase, producing the protein MNEPSDVTRTPPPLAVPPLPPRTTILRLAAIGGVMLALVAGFALSAGWLTPHRLTQHSFMTAFRVVDGRHPGFRRNHAKGLCVSGWFDGSGQAQVLSTASVLGPRRSRVTGRFALAGGMPFQPDAPGKVRSMALRLRPPDGLEWRMGINDIPVFVARDAREFHDLLLAGRPDPATGKPDPARIGPFLAGHAAVARALALVAARPLTSGFGDDTYNSLDTFRWIDAAGRSVAVRWAMVPLQPVAPSRAGRDGSYLFEDLIVALRQHPLRWRLVVTVAGPGDPTADPTLPWPAGRRQIDAGTLTLDRAESEDDGACTGLTFDPMVLPPGMAASDDPIPAARSAAYMRSFWLRSGEARIPSAVSPAMVATGGGQ; encoded by the coding sequence ATGAACGAACCGAGCGACGTGACACGTACGCCGCCCCCGCTTGCCGTGCCCCCGCTGCCCCCGCGCACGACGATCCTGCGTCTGGCCGCGATCGGCGGGGTGATGCTGGCGCTGGTCGCGGGGTTCGCCCTGAGCGCCGGGTGGCTGACGCCGCACAGGCTGACGCAGCATTCCTTCATGACGGCGTTTCGCGTCGTGGACGGGCGGCATCCGGGCTTTCGCCGCAACCATGCCAAAGGGCTATGCGTCAGCGGCTGGTTCGACGGCAGCGGGCAGGCGCAGGTGCTGAGCACGGCGTCGGTGCTGGGGCCCCGGCGCAGCCGGGTGACCGGGCGGTTCGCGCTGGCGGGCGGGATGCCGTTCCAGCCCGATGCGCCGGGCAAGGTCCGCAGCATGGCATTGCGCCTGAGGCCGCCCGACGGCCTGGAATGGCGGATGGGGATCAACGACATTCCGGTCTTCGTCGCGCGCGACGCGCGGGAATTCCATGACCTGCTGCTGGCCGGCCGCCCCGACCCGGCGACGGGCAAGCCCGATCCGGCGCGCATCGGGCCGTTCCTGGCCGGCCATGCGGCGGTGGCCAGGGCGCTGGCGCTGGTGGCGGCGCGGCCGCTGACGTCGGGATTCGGCGACGATACCTATAACAGCCTGGATACGTTCCGCTGGATCGATGCGGCGGGCCGGTCGGTGGCGGTACGCTGGGCGATGGTGCCGCTGCAGCCGGTGGCGCCGTCGCGGGCGGGACGGGACGGGTCCTATCTGTTCGAGGACCTGATCGTGGCGCTGCGGCAGCATCCGCTGCGCTGGCGGCTGGTGGTGACGGTGGCCGGTCCGGGCGACCCGACGGCGGACCCCACCCTGCCCTGGCCCGCGGGGCGGCGGCAGATCGATGCGGGGACGCTGACCCTGGACCGGGCCGAGAGCGAGGATGACGGCGCCTGCACCGGCCTGACCTTCGACCCGATGGTGCTGCCGCCCGGCATGGCGGCGTCGGACGATCCGATCCCGGCGGCGCGGTCGGCGGCCTATATGCGTTCGTTCTGGCTGCGGTCGGGCGAGGCCAGGATACCCAGCGCGGTCAGCCCCGCCATGGTCGCCACCGGAGGAGGCCAATGA
- a CDS encoding Nramp family divalent metal transporter: protein MAGLPAAPAGRARFARRTDAENPSLPEAFASVRVPQGASWPRRFLAFVGPGYMVSVGYMDPGNWATDLQGGAQFGYRLLAVIMLSNLMAILLQALSVRLGIATGRDLAQACRERFPPIVNIPLWLACELAIIACDLAEVIGTAVALKLLFGIPLMIAAVISGLDAVIVLLLMNRGFRYLEAFVIAMLSVIAICFAVQIAAAAPPLGAVMRGFVPTPTIVTDHAALYVAIGIIGATVMPHNLYLHSSIIQTRAYDRSVEGRREAIRWASWDSTIALMLALFINAAILIVAAAAFHGSGHGDVAEIEDAYRLLSPILGLGIASTLFALALLAAGTNSTITGTLAGQIVMEGFLRLRIPHWARRMLTRGLAILPVLAVIALYGDRGVGALLVLSQVVLSMQLPFAVIPLVLFVSDRRIMGTFAISRPLAALSWLVAAVILALNFKLLFDAVVS from the coding sequence ATGGCCGGCCTGCCGGCTGCTCCGGCGGGGCGGGCGCGTTTCGCCCGGCGGACGGATGCGGAGAATCCCAGCCTGCCTGAGGCCTTCGCCAGCGTGCGGGTGCCGCAGGGGGCGTCGTGGCCGCGGCGGTTCCTGGCCTTCGTCGGGCCGGGATACATGGTGTCGGTCGGGTATATGGACCCCGGCAACTGGGCGACCGACCTGCAAGGCGGCGCGCAGTTCGGCTATCGCCTGCTGGCGGTCATCATGCTGTCGAACCTGATGGCGATCCTGTTGCAGGCTCTGTCGGTGCGGCTGGGCATCGCAACCGGCCGGGACCTGGCGCAGGCCTGCCGCGAGCGCTTTCCGCCGATCGTGAACATTCCGCTGTGGCTGGCCTGCGAACTGGCGATCATCGCCTGCGACCTGGCGGAGGTGATCGGCACGGCGGTGGCGCTGAAGCTGCTGTTCGGCATTCCGCTGATGATCGCGGCGGTGATATCGGGGCTGGACGCGGTGATCGTGCTGTTGCTGATGAACCGGGGCTTTCGCTACCTGGAAGCCTTCGTCATCGCCATGCTGAGCGTGATCGCGATCTGTTTCGCGGTGCAGATCGCCGCCGCCGCGCCGCCGCTGGGCGCGGTGATGCGGGGGTTCGTCCCCACCCCGACGATCGTGACCGACCATGCGGCGCTGTATGTCGCCATCGGCATCATCGGGGCGACGGTGATGCCGCACAATCTGTACCTGCATTCCTCGATCATCCAGACGCGGGCCTATGACCGCTCGGTCGAGGGGCGGCGCGAGGCGATCCGCTGGGCGAGCTGGGACAGCACGATCGCGCTGATGCTGGCGCTGTTCATCAATGCCGCGATCCTGATCGTGGCGGCGGCGGCGTTCCATGGCAGCGGGCATGGCGACGTGGCCGAGATCGAGGACGCGTACCGGCTGCTGTCGCCGATCCTGGGGCTGGGAATCGCCTCGACCCTGTTCGCGCTGGCGCTGCTGGCGGCGGGGACCAATTCGACGATCACCGGCACGCTGGCGGGGCAGATCGTCATGGAGGGGTTTCTGCGCCTGCGCATTCCGCACTGGGCGCGGCGGATGCTGACCCGGGGGCTGGCCATCCTGCCGGTGCTGGCGGTGATCGCACTTTACGGTGATCGCGGGGTGGGCGCGCTGCTGGTGTTGAGCCAGGTCGTGCTGTCGATGCAACTGCCCTTTGCGGTCATTCCGCTGGTGCTGTTCGTGTCCGACCGGCGGATCATGGGGACGTTCGCGATCTCGCGTCCGCTGGCGGCGTTGTCCTGGCTGGTGGCGGCGGTGATCCTGGCGCTGAATTTCAAGCTGCTGTTCGACGCGGTCGTTTCGTAG
- a CDS encoding 2OG-Fe dioxygenase family protein, protein MPADDAVDVRPTPQNLVAARGFATLDSAGILKALCTIRPYTGRDVETFCASWESMPPDTDMADGGPPRRRRHAVYRVAPGGAIERLHHRPRVRTIDHDPLNGGGVRHVEPIADATNANPLMQGFLGLADQIVCGLSPWTAWRVDAYQFRITASANGGKPTPEGAHRDGVAYVLMALIDQRNVRGGETTIYDLSRNPLGSLNLKSPFETAIIDDERVYHGVSPIHACDPGQAAYRDVLVLAFRRIPAEPRRPRPRKASKNKDRILWRTI, encoded by the coding sequence ATGCCCGCCGATGACGCAGTTGACGTCCGTCCCACGCCGCAGAATCTGGTCGCCGCGCGCGGCTTCGCCACGCTCGACAGCGCCGGGATCCTGAAGGCGCTATGCACGATCCGGCCTTACACGGGCAGGGACGTGGAAACATTCTGCGCATCCTGGGAGAGCATGCCCCCGGATACGGACATGGCGGATGGCGGTCCGCCCCGGCGGCGGCGCCACGCGGTCTACCGGGTCGCTCCAGGCGGCGCCATCGAACGGCTGCATCATCGGCCGCGCGTCCGGACGATCGATCATGACCCGCTCAACGGCGGCGGCGTCCGGCATGTCGAACCGATCGCCGACGCAACGAACGCCAATCCGTTGATGCAGGGCTTCCTGGGCCTCGCGGATCAGATCGTCTGCGGGCTGTCGCCTTGGACCGCATGGCGTGTCGACGCATACCAGTTCCGGATCACCGCCTCAGCCAACGGCGGCAAGCCGACGCCCGAGGGCGCGCATCGCGATGGCGTGGCCTACGTTCTGATGGCGCTGATCGACCAGCGCAACGTGCGGGGTGGCGAAACGACCATCTACGACCTCTCGCGCAATCCCCTGGGATCATTGAATCTGAAATCGCCTTTCGAAACAGCAATCATCGACGATGAACGAGTTTATCATGGCGTCAGCCCGATCCACGCATGCGATCCCGGCCAGGCAGCCTATCGCGATGTCCTGGTGCTGGCGTTCCGGCGGATTCCGGCCGAACCGCGGCGCCCCCGCCCCCGAAAAGCCTCGAAAAACAAGGACCGGATCCTATGGCGCACTATCTGA
- a CDS encoding amidohydrolase family protein, producing the protein MRIAILVVSLLGPALLGLALPGLAVPAARAAGCTVTPGGPETVIDAIVLTDGPAPGYGRVVVGADGRIACVGAACRAAGPSPRRIACPGYVLSPGLINPHDHIDFTGIAPLPDRGERFVHRHEWRKGLDGHTELKDAVPDHDPELIAWGELRMLLSGVTAMVGEDMAPGLVRNLDFATGLDGVPMRPVTYQIFPLDDAPGIMRTRDCDYGHHPSGPDDVAASQAFLAHVAEGTGDAARNEFRCLSTGLYDTTPQPGGGGTSQDLMQPHMTILHGVGLRPDDLAVLRRRGVRLVWSPRSNLALYGRTLDVLAARRLGIPVALGTDWLPSGSMNMSREFACALQYDDQSLHGALDMRDLWRMATMGGALATHADAWLGSIAPGKLADLVLFHPGADPFAAVVRATPAGVALVLRGGHVLYGDAALIAGLALPDCESLTVGGVAKALCIRRDQPFSYAMLRADMGRRHVYPLATDGPPPNEPPCETLAETSARLPDAPLTAGRSGSRP; encoded by the coding sequence GTGCGCATCGCGATCCTCGTCGTATCCCTCCTCGGCCCCGCGCTCCTGGGCCTCGCGCTCCCGGGCCTGGCCGTCCCCGCCGCTCGGGCGGCCGGCTGCACGGTCACGCCGGGCGGGCCCGAAACGGTGATCGACGCGATCGTGCTGACCGACGGGCCGGCGCCGGGGTACGGCCGCGTGGTCGTCGGCGCCGATGGCCGCATCGCCTGCGTCGGCGCCGCCTGCCGCGCGGCCGGCCCGTCGCCCCGCCGCATCGCCTGTCCCGGGTACGTGCTCTCCCCGGGCCTGATCAACCCGCACGACCATATCGACTTCACCGGCATCGCCCCGCTGCCGGATCGCGGCGAACGCTTCGTCCACCGCCATGAATGGCGCAAGGGGCTGGACGGCCACACCGAACTCAAGGACGCCGTCCCCGACCACGACCCCGAACTGATCGCCTGGGGCGAACTGCGCATGCTGCTCAGCGGCGTCACCGCCATGGTGGGCGAGGACATGGCGCCCGGCCTGGTGCGCAACCTCGATTTCGCCACCGGGCTCGACGGCGTGCCGATGCGCCCCGTCACCTACCAGATCTTCCCGCTGGACGACGCGCCCGGCATCATGCGCACCCGTGATTGCGACTACGGCCACCACCCGTCCGGACCGGACGACGTCGCCGCCTCCCAGGCCTTCCTCGCCCACGTGGCCGAAGGCACCGGCGACGCCGCCCGCAACGAATTCCGCTGCCTCAGCACCGGCCTCTACGACACCACGCCCCAGCCGGGCGGCGGCGGCACCAGCCAGGATCTGATGCAGCCGCACATGACCATCCTGCACGGCGTCGGCCTCCGGCCCGACGACCTGGCGGTGCTGCGCCGGCGCGGCGTGCGCCTCGTCTGGTCGCCGCGCAGCAACCTCGCGCTCTATGGCCGCACGCTGGACGTCCTGGCGGCCCGGCGGCTCGGCATCCCCGTGGCGCTGGGCACGGACTGGCTCCCGTCCGGCTCGATGAACATGAGCCGCGAATTCGCCTGCGCCCTGCAGTATGACGACCAGTCCCTGCATGGCGCGCTCGACATGCGCGACCTGTGGCGCATGGCCACGATGGGCGGCGCCCTGGCCACCCACGCCGACGCCTGGCTGGGCAGCATCGCCCCGGGCAAGCTGGCCGACCTGGTCCTGTTCCATCCCGGCGCCGACCCCTTCGCCGCCGTGGTCCGCGCCACCCCCGCCGGCGTCGCCCTCGTCCTGCGCGGCGGCCATGTCCTCTACGGCGACGCCGCGCTCATCGCCGGGCTGGCCCTGCCGGATTGCGAATCCCTCACCGTCGGCGGCGTGGCCAAGGCGCTGTGCATCCGGCGCGACCAGCCCTTCTCCTACGCCATGCTCCGCGCCGACATGGGGCGGCGGCATGTCTACCCGCTGGCCACCGACGGCCCGCCCCCCAACGAACCGCCCTGCGAAACGCTGGCGGAAACCAGCGCCCGCCTGCCCGATGCCCCGCTGACCGCCGGCCGCTCAGGATCGCGCCCCTGA
- a CDS encoding EamA family transporter, whose product MKSDAPLLSGLLNGLAAGACWGTIFLAPELVPDFGALALSLARYLAYGLLSAALLAPRWRTVLPRVPASGWCGLFGLGLAGNLAYYVLIASAVRLCGIGATSIVTGFLPVTVALLGTRDAGSLPLRRLAPSLLLAAIGIGLIGLQAAGTPAASAAGAAPHRVLGLLCALAGLTSWSLFAVSNARWMRRLPTIGAGDWGLLTGLVTGAQSLVLLPVLALAGPGMAFGSAFGTVFGTAPGAGPATHDARQWLVFGAVSVGVGLLGSVLGGMFWNRASRQLPLTLSGQMAVGETLFALFYGCLWHQRWPTALEIAAVGFLAASVVTCAARHARPPAPRAA is encoded by the coding sequence ATGAAATCCGACGCTCCCCTTCTTTCCGGCCTGCTCAATGGGCTCGCCGCCGGCGCCTGCTGGGGCACCATCTTTCTGGCCCCCGAACTGGTGCCGGATTTCGGCGCGCTCGCCCTCTCGCTGGCCCGCTATCTGGCTTATGGACTGCTCTCCGCAGCCCTGCTGGCGCCGCGCTGGCGCACCGTGCTGCCGCGCGTGCCGGCGTCGGGCTGGTGCGGGCTGTTCGGACTCGGGCTCGCCGGCAATCTCGCCTATTACGTGCTGATCGCCAGCGCGGTGCGGCTGTGCGGCATCGGCGCCACGTCGATCGTCACCGGCTTCCTGCCGGTCACGGTCGCGCTGCTCGGCACGCGCGACGCCGGCAGCCTGCCGCTGCGCCGCCTCGCCCCCTCGCTGCTGCTGGCCGCCATCGGAATCGGCCTGATCGGCCTGCAGGCGGCCGGCACGCCCGCCGCATCCGCCGCCGGGGCCGCCCCCCACCGGGTGCTGGGCCTGCTCTGCGCCCTGGCCGGACTGACATCCTGGAGCCTCTTCGCCGTGTCCAATGCCCGCTGGATGCGCCGGCTGCCGACGATCGGCGCCGGGGATTGGGGCCTGCTCACCGGCCTGGTCACCGGCGCGCAATCCCTGGTCCTGCTGCCCGTCCTCGCCCTCGCGGGCCCAGGGATGGCGTTCGGGTCGGCGTTCGGGACGGTGTTCGGGACGGCGCCGGGCGCGGGACCGGCCACGCACGATGCCCGGCAATGGCTCGTCTTCGGGGCGGTCAGCGTGGGGGTCGGGCTGCTGGGCTCGGTCCTGGGCGGCATGTTCTGGAACCGCGCCAGCCGCCAGCTTCCCCTGACCCTCAGCGGACAGATGGCGGTGGGCGAAACCCTCTTCGCCCTGTTCTATGGCTGCCTGTGGCACCAGCGCTGGCCGACGGCGCTCGAAATCGCGGCGGTCGGCTTCCTGGCCGCCAGCGTTGTCACCTGCGCCGCCCGCCACGCCCGTCCGCCGGCGCCCCGCGCCGCGTGA
- a CDS encoding cytochrome b/b6 domain-containing protein, whose protein sequence is MNRVVRFSALARVLHWLMAPLILGMLLVGVFMAATEGPAYATLVALHRPMGIGILLLAAIRLANRLIVRPPPLPAAMPAIQRVAALGSHIALYALMIAMPLVGWGMLSAGAYPVVLWGAVRLPPILPHDPTLFALLRQLHSWLAFALFGVVVVHVGAALLHGLILRDGVFPAMASLRRGRREGA, encoded by the coding sequence ATGAACCGGGTCGTACGGTTTTCCGCCCTGGCGCGGGTGCTGCACTGGCTGATGGCGCCGCTGATCCTGGGCATGCTGCTGGTCGGCGTGTTCATGGCCGCGACCGAGGGCCCGGCCTATGCCACGCTGGTGGCGCTGCATCGGCCGATGGGGATCGGCATCCTGCTGCTGGCGGCGATCCGCCTGGCGAACCGGCTGATCGTCAGGCCGCCGCCGCTGCCCGCCGCGATGCCGGCGATCCAGCGAGTGGCGGCCCTGGGGTCGCATATCGCGCTGTATGCGCTGATGATCGCGATGCCGCTGGTGGGCTGGGGGATGCTGTCGGCCGGGGCCTATCCGGTCGTGCTGTGGGGGGCGGTGCGGCTACCGCCGATCCTGCCGCACGACCCGACCTTGTTCGCGCTGCTGCGGCAGTTGCATAGCTGGCTGGCCTTCGCGCTGTTCGGAGTGGTCGTCGTGCATGTGGGGGCAGCCCTGCTGCATGGGCTGATCCTGCGCGACGGGGTCTTTCCGGCCATGGCGTCGCTCCGGCGGGGGCGGCGGGAGGGCGCGTGA
- the mobA gene encoding molybdenum cofactor guanylyltransferase, with protein sequence MRFAVVILAGGLATRMGGGDKPLLRAGGRSLLAHLLDRLGGAGGPLAINARGDAARFAAFGLPVLPDGPVGTGPLAGVLAAMDWAAGLGCDAVLTVPGDTPFVPRDLPAALAPAPAVAVSAGRRHHLVALWPVAARDALRARLAALPPDGPRAAFGVRAFAVTIGMRDVDFSARPFDPFHNVNTPADLAEADRLAPRDAARG encoded by the coding sequence ATGCGCTTTGCCGTGGTGATTCTGGCCGGCGGCCTGGCCACCCGCATGGGCGGCGGGGACAAGCCGCTGCTCCGGGCGGGCGGGCGCAGCCTGCTGGCCCACCTGCTGGACCGGCTGGGCGGGGCAGGGGGGCCGCTTGCGATCAATGCGCGGGGCGACGCCGCGCGCTTCGCCGCCTTCGGCCTGCCGGTGCTGCCCGACGGCCCGGTCGGCACGGGCCCGCTGGCGGGCGTGCTGGCCGCCATGGACTGGGCCGCCGGGCTGGGGTGCGACGCGGTGCTGACGGTGCCGGGCGACACGCCCTTCGTGCCGCGCGACCTCCCGGCCGCCCTGGCCCCCGCGCCGGCGGTGGCCGTCTCGGCCGGGCGGCGGCACCATCTGGTGGCGCTGTGGCCGGTCGCCGCGCGCGACGCCCTGCGGGCCCGCCTCGCCGCCCTGCCGCCCGACGGCCCGCGCGCAGCCTTCGGCGTCCGCGCCTTCGCGGTCACGATCGGCATGCGCGACGTGGATTTCAGCGCCCGTCCGTTCGATCCGTTCCACAATGTCAACACCCCGGCCGACCTGGCCGAAGCCGACCGCCTGGCCCCCAGGGACGCGGCACGCGGATGA
- the mntR gene encoding manganese-binding transcriptional regulator MntR — translation MPDADIQSEGFRQNRAARRNALVEDYVELIADLLAEGQEARQVDIASRLGVSQPTVAKMLSRLASEGLVSRRPYRGVFLTDAGRAIAEDVKSRHRIVEEFLLALGVGQDSARIDAEGIEHYVGPETLAAFARALDLGLARLFADTRAHPDGPR, via the coding sequence ATGCCCGACGCCGACATCCAGTCCGAAGGCTTCCGCCAGAACCGCGCCGCCCGGCGCAACGCGCTGGTCGAGGATTACGTCGAACTGATCGCCGACCTGCTGGCCGAGGGGCAGGAGGCCCGGCAGGTCGACATCGCCTCCCGGCTCGGGGTCTCGCAGCCCACCGTCGCCAAGATGCTTTCCCGCCTGGCGTCCGAGGGCCTGGTCAGCCGCCGCCCCTATCGCGGCGTCTTCCTGACCGACGCCGGCCGCGCGATCGCCGAGGACGTCAAGTCCCGCCATCGCATCGTCGAGGAATTCCTTCTCGCCCTCGGCGTGGGCCAGGACAGCGCGCGCATCGACGCCGAAGGGATCGAACATTACGTCGGCCCGGAAACCCTCGCCGCCTTCGCCCGCGCGCTGGATCTCGGCCTCGCCCGCCTCTTCGCCGATACGCGCGCCCATCCGGACGGCCCGCGCTGA